Genomic segment of Leifsonia sp. Root1293:
AGTGTTCCTGGCGTTCCTCGGATGCGGCCTCGCCGTCGCCGTGCCGTGGCACCTGTTCCCGCACGGGTGGACGGCGACCCTGCCTGCCCTCGACATCATCGCCATCGTCTGCCTGCGCTTCGCCGATCCGTCGCTCGGCGCCGGCCTGCTCTGGCTCTTCCCCGTCATCTGGCTGAGCAGCTACTTCGGCATCTACGGAGCAGCCGGCAGCGTGCTGTCGATCTGCGCGCTCATAGGCATCGGCGCCTTCCTCACCGGCGACCCCGTCGGAACTCTGACCATTCCCTCTGTCGTCATCCTGCCTCTCGTGCTCGCCGCCGTGGCGGCGTCGACTCTCACCGCAGCCCGCCGCTCCGCCGCCAGGCGGCAGTTGCTGGGCAGCCAGTCGCGCGTGCTCGAGTCGGCGATGATCCGTGCGCGTCGCCAGGAGAACCTGCTGGCCGACGTGCTCGATGCGGTGGACTTCGGCGTGGCGCGTGTCGGCCCCGGCGGCGACGTGACCGTCATGAACGAGACGCACGGTCGCATCATGAGTGCCGTCGGTGACGACATCCTGGCTCCGGATGCCGTCGGCCGGGCGCCGCTGTTCGCAGCGAACGGGCGCACGCCCATCGACCCTGACGACGCTCCGCTCGCTCGGCTGCAGCGCGGCGAGGAGTTCGCCGGCATGATCGTCTGGGTCGGCGCCCCCGGTCGCGGCGTCGCGCTCAGCATCACGGCCCGTCGGCTGCGCAGCGGCCCGGGCGCTCAGAACGAGGGGCTCGTGGTGGTGACGCGCGACGTGACGACCGAGCTCGCCGCAGTGCGAGCCCGCGACGACCTGGTGGCATCCGTCTCCCACGAACTGCGCACGCCGCTCACCAGCATCGTCGGCTACCTCGACCTCGCCCGGGACGAGGAGCTCTCCGAAGGAGCCGAGCGCTACCTTCAGATTGCCGACCGCAACGCCGACCGCATGCTGGGCCTCATCACCGACATCCTGGCCGCCTCGACGGCCGGGGACGGGCCCGTCGAACTCACCATCGACCGTCGCCCCACAGACCTCGCTTCCGTCGTACTGAGCTCGGTCGAGAGCCTCACCCCGCGGGCCCGGGAGAATCTCGTCACCATCGAGGCCTCCGGCATCCGGGAGCTGCACGCGAACGTCGATGCCTTCAGGATCCGACAGGTGATCGACAACCTGGTCACCAACGCCATCAAGTACAACCGCGAGGACGGAACCGTCACGGTCGATGCTGCACTCGATGCCGAAGGGGCCGCCGTCATCACCGTGCGCGACACCGGAACAGGCATCGCACCGGAGGAGGTGCCGCGTCTGTTCGAGCGATTCTTCCGCAGTGAGTCCGTTCGCGGGTCGAGCGTGCACGGCAGCGGGCTGGGCCTGGGCATCAGCCGCGACATCGTTCGCAGGCACGGCGGCGAGCTCACCATCGAGAGTGCCCTCGGCGTGGGCTCCGTCGCCACAGTGCGCATCCCCCTGGAGGAGACATGAGTATCGAATTCGATCTGCAGACGGTGGTCTTCGTCACGGCGCTGGTGGTGGTCGTCGCCGGAGTCACCTTCATCGCCGACACCCTCGTGCGTCGTGATGAGATCGCCGGGCGCATCTGGGCGCTGGCGTACCTCAGCGGCATGCTCACGGTCGTGAGCTACCTGTTCTGGGCCGCCAACAACGACGCCTGGTGGGCTGTGGCCGTCGGCAACGCGGGCTATGTCGCGACCGCCGGATGCATGTGGATCGGCGCCCGCGCCTACAACAACCGACCGGGCTTCATCTGGGTCTTCGTGGTGCTCATCACTGTCGCGACGGCCGTGGCCGTCATCATCGAGGGCCCGACCGGCGGCGACTGGGCCGGTGCCGGACTGATGTTCATCGCGATCGCGGCGTTCGCCGGCGGTGCCGGGGTCGAGTCCCTCAGGGGCAGTATGGGTGCGAATCCCAACGCCCGCGCCCTGGCCATCGTCCTCCTCCTCCAGTGCGCCTACTACTCCGTGCGCACGGTGCTCTTCTTCACGGGAGGCCCGGACACCCAGCTGTTCCAGACCGGATTCGGAACCGTCACCACGAGTTTCATCGTCGTCACAGTCACCATCGTCGGCGCCATCTCGATGTCGGTTCTGCGTGCCGACCGCGCGCGGCTGCGTGGCGTGCGTCGAGCGCGGCGCCCGGATGAGGCGAGCGGGCTCGTCATCGGCGGGCTCGAGGCGCTGGCCGATGGCTGGATGAAGCGCGGCTCCCGACATGGTCGCGGCATCGCCGTGATGGCTGTGCGCTTCGACACGCTGGGCGCCGTCGCCACGGCGTTCGGCCGCAACGCGGCGGACGAGATGTGCGCAGCCTGGACCGAATCCGTGCGCGCCCATGTTCCGCCGTTCGCCGCCGTGTTCGAAGACGTCCCCGGGTCGCTGATCGTCATCGCCCCGATCGAGCCGGGCACGGATGCGCGTGCCCTGGCCGATCGCATCGTCGACGGCCTGCTCGACTCGCACATGGCCGATGTCGGCGGCATCCGGCCCACGGCGACGATCGGCGTGGCCTTAAGTGATCCAGGCAATCCGAGCGAAGGTGGCCGCGCCCTGATCATGAGGGCAGAGTCCACCGTCCAGTACGCGATCGCCCTGGGGGAGTCGGTCGCGATCGCCACGGACTCCCCGGCGGACGCCGCAGTCGGCTGAGGGCCGAGCTCGATCAGGCCGTGAGCCTGTAGCCCACTCCGCGCACGGTCTCGATCCAGCGCGGGTCCGACGGGTCGTCGCCCAGCTTCTTGCGCAGGTTGGCCATGTGCACCTCGACGGCGCGTTTGTCGGCATCCGTCACGAAATGCGTCACGGACTCGTCGTGCAGGGCCGCGGCCAATTCGGCCTTGCTCAGCACCCGGCGTCGGGCCTCGAGCAGGGCTCCCAGGAGGTCGAACTCGCTGCGGGTCAGCTCGAGGTCGGCATCACCCTGCTGCACCCGGCGCTCGGCACTGCTCAGCCGCAGGCCACGATGCTCCAGCCAGCCGAGCGCTGCCACGTCGGACCCCGGCGTCGGGGGGAGTGTGGATGGCGAGGTCGTCGGAGCCATCGCGGCGGCGTCGACCGGCGCAGCGGAACGGGGACGGCGCAGCATCGCCTCGACGCGGGCACGCAGCTCTCGCGGGCGGAACGGCTTCGTGATGTAGTCGTCGGCGCCGGCCTCGAGGCCCTGCAGGGTGTCGATCTCATCGCTGCGGGCCGTGAGCATGACCAGATACGTGTCGCTGACGGCCCTGATCCGCTTGGCCGTCTCGAAGCCGTCGATGCCCGGCAGGCCGACGTCGAGCGTCGTCACGACAGGATCATGGGCGCGGACCGCCTCGATGCCGTCGAGCCCTGTCGCAGCGGCGACGGTCTCGAAACCCGCCTGCTCGAACACGGACTCGAGAAGATGACGGATGTCCGCATCGTCCTCGATGATGACGGCCACACGTCTCCCTGACACCAAACGCAGATCCCCCTCGAACGAACGATGCACGCGTCGAGTCTGCGACGACGCACTCGTGCTGAATGCTAGCCGACCCCCGACGGCCTCGTGCGCAGCGCGAGCGGTGGGGGTGTCAGGCGGCGATGAGGACCCGGCCGGGGTGGGTGAGGTTCAGACGCGATCGTCGGGCAGTGACACCGCGACGGATGCCGCTTCGGCACCGCGTGTGCGGCGCCCCTGAGCCAGGCGCAGCACCAGTCCGGTCGTCAGCGCCACAGCGGCGAGGACGATCCACCACAGCAACGGGTACCCGGGCAGCGTCGGACCGACGGGCGAGGTGATGCTGTCGGAGCCGGCGAAGACCAGGCCTGCCGTGGCCGTGTTCGAGCCAGCACCGGTCGCCGCAGTCGGCGTCGCAGTCATGCGCACCGTGTGGTCGCCAGATGCCAGGGTCGTCCCGGCCAGCGAGTTGTCGATCGGGCGGCATCCGTCGCCGGCGGCGTCGCAGAGCTCGCCGGTCCAGACGACGCCGGTCGCGCCGGTCCCGCCGGTCCCGCCGGTCGCGCCGGTCGCGCCGGTTCCGCCCGCCGTGCCGGTGGGGGTGACCGGGTGGACCGAGGTGATCGTTGTGGCTGTCGCCAACGTGAACGGCTCGAGGGTCGACGCCGCGACCCCCTCCGTGAGTGCGGTGAACTCGGCGTTCGCCTCGACGGTGCGAGGCGTCGCCGAGGTCGCACGCGCCGCGCTGGCCGCTCCGCCGACTCCGGCAGCGCCGGCCACCACGAGCATCACGGCGATGATCGGGAGAACGCTGATGCGACTGGGCAAACTCGGTGCTCCGTTCGGATGCAGGGGGCCAACGGTGGCGGGGGAGCGACGGGCTCGCGTAGGGGCGATGCGCGTGTCGTCTCCACCCACGGTCGACGCTAGTGAGGCAGCCTCAAGCCGACCTCAGGATCACCTCAGGACCGCCGGAGCTCGATCGACCGGGATCGCGAGCCGCCTGATCACCGGCCTGTGGGCGTACCCTGTCCCGTGGATTGGGGGAGACGGCATGCGCAATCCGCACGGCCCGCCGCGGCGAACACCAGACATGACCCGGCATCGCTCCCTGCCCCTCGCGATCGCGGGGATCCTCACGGCGACGGCGCTCGCGCTGGCCGGCTGCAGCGGCACAGCGCCCGCCGGTGGATCGGCGGCATCCGTCGACCCGGATGTCCCCGTCGTCGCCTTCTACGGCGACTCGTACACCCGCGGCACCGGGGCGTCGTCAACGGATAAGCGCTGGTCGAGCATCATCTGCGCCGATCGCGGCTGGACTGAGGTCAACCCGTCGACCGATGGCCTCGGCTTCGTCAACAACCGCGAGTACCAGAGCGTCGACGAACTCGACCTGGTCATCGACGCCGACCCCGACATCGTGATCGTGACGATGGGCCTGAACGACAACTTCTCCATGCCCGCCCGTGCCGACGACATCGAGTCCGCGATCGACAGCGACTTCGCCCGGTTGTCGGCCGAGGTGCCCGACGCTCGCATCGTCGTGGTCGAGCCGTTCTGGTACACCGACGATCGGCCGGGTTCGGTGCAGCAGATCATCGACTGGGTCGAGGCCGGTGCCGAGCGGATCGACGCGGACTACATTGCCGGAGCCTCATCCTGGATCGAGGGCCACCCGGAGTGGATGGCATCGGACGGGCTGCATCCGAATGACGACGGCTATGCCGCGATCGCCCAGGAGATGGATGCCGCGCTCGCGCAGCTCGGCCTCTGAGTCGACGTCGCGATCCGGCGCATCGACCGGAGCTCACCGGATCTCACCGGAGAGGATCGTCACCCTCTGTCGTCGTTGAGGAGCCCGGCCGCGACGTCCTGATGGGCGAGCCGGCGCATGGCCAGGATGACCGGCTCGTACAGTGCCGTGCCGAGCACGGCGTATTCGATCGCGGCCGACCCCGCTTCTGACCCCGCGGCCGAACCCGCGTTCGACCCGTCCGAGCCGTCGGCCGTCGCCCGAGGCATCTGACCGACGTCGAACTCCGCGATGGCGTGCAGGTGGCGGCCGTAGACCTCGATGCGGTCGTCGCTGATCGGAAGTCCGGCATCCTCGGCCGCTCTCAGGGCGTGCTCCAGCTGCGCGACCGCCGCATAGCTCGGATCGTAGAACTGGCCCAGGCGCTCGATCACGGCGCGGGCGCGAGGGTAGGCGTCGTCCGGGGCGGCCTCCGCGTACGGAGGCAGGGCGGCCACCGCTCGGCCCAGCGAGTCGAAGAGGGATCCGTCGGGGGCGTCGATCAGGGCGAGCACGGCCCGCGCCTGTTGCACCGGCAGCCCGGCAGCTCCGGTCAGCGCGCGGATGACCCGCAGGCGATGCAGGTGCTGCTCGCCGTAATCGGCCTGCGTCGCCGTCGTCGCGGTTCCGGCGGGCAGAAGCCCTTCGCGCAGGTAGTACTTGACCGTGGCGAGGGGAACACCGGACTCCTCGACCAGTTGCGAGATGCGCATCCGACTCCTTGACATCAGATAGTGGCACTATCTAACCTGTAGATAGTTCAACTATCCAATCATGACGGATGCGACTCCGCCAGCACCGAGAGGAACTCCATGCTCAGCCCAGCAAGTCTCAGCCTCGTCGGGATCCTGCTCCTCGCCCTCGTGACGGTAGAGACCGGCGGCTACTTCATGACCAGGGTCGTGCGGGGCCACGTGCCGGCCAACGCCCTGCAGACCAGCTTCTTCCGCGCCGGCCACGCTCATGCGGCCGTGCTGCTCGTGCTGAGCATCGCGATCCTGGGCGTCATCGACCAGGCCGCGTTGACCGGCTTCTGGTTCTGGCTCGCCAGCACCGGCGTGCCGATCGCGGCCATCCTCATGCCGGCCGGATTCTTCCTGAGCGTGCTCGGGCGCGACCCGGCGAAGCCCAACCGCCTGATCTGGCTGCTCTGGCTGGGCGTCCTGTCGCTCACCGCGGGCCTCATCACCGCGGGCATCGGACTGCTCACCGCCGGCATTGCCGGACTCGCCGGCTGAGGGGCCCAAGATCCACCGAGTCGCCCGGGTTCGTCGCCATCCCGCCCGTCTCGGCCCCCGGATGCGACGGATGTGGGCGACTCGCGAATGGAGAAGCGGGGCGGATGCCGCAGCATCCGCCCCGCTTCGGTGGCTCGGGCGATCAGTGGCCGCCCTTGCCGCCCTTCGAGTTCCACCAGTTCTTCGAGCCGTGGCCGTGCTTGACGGGCCACTCGACTGCGATGGAGCCGTTGAGGCGCAGCGCGTTCGAGATGGTGAAGTAGGTGTCGGTCTGGTCGGTCAGGCCGACCACGTTCGCCGCGCCGGGGCCGTAGGCGGCGATACGCAGCTGCGATCCCGTGTGCTGCTGCGAGCCTCCCGCTGCGGCGGTGCCGTAGGAGATGCGCAACGGCGAACCCTCGGCAGTCGTCAGCACCGAGCCGAGGCCGGGCGTCGCGCCGTCGACGATCTGGCTGGAGTGCGCGTGGTCGGCCGTGACGATCACCAGGGTGTTGCGGTCGGCCTTCGCGAAGGCCAGAGCGGCCTGCACGGCCTCGTCGAGGTCCTGGGTCTCACCGATCTGGCCGCAGGCGTCTGCGGCGTGATCGAGCTTGTCGATCGAGGCGCCCTCGACCTGGAGGAAGAAGCCCTTCTTCGCCTTCTTGTCGTTGAGCAGCGAGATCGACTTCTTGGTCAGGTCGCTGAGAGTGAGACCCGCGCCGAGGTAGGCGGGGTTGGGGGTGCACGTGGATGCTGCTCCTCCTGATCCACCGACTGTCGCCGTCGACGGAGCGAAGCGGGTCGGGAAGTTGCCGTCGGAGAACAGGCCGAGCACGGGCGAGTCCTGGTTCGCCTTCGTCACCGCCGCGAGCGATGCCGCGTCCTTCACGACCTGGTAGCCGCGATCCGCAGCCTGCGCGAACAGCGTCTGGCCGTTCCACTCGCCCGCCTTCGCGGTCTGGTTGAACGTGGCCGCGCCGCCTCCGAGGGTGAGGTCGGGGCGGGTGTCGAGTAGCTGCTCCGAGATGGAGCCCGCTCCGCCAGCGGTCAGGGCGTCTGCGCCGCAGGTGGGGCTGTCGGGGCCGTAGCAACTGCGAGCGGCCACGTGGGCGACCTGCACGGCGGGGGTGGCATCCTGGATCTCGGCCGTCGAGACGTCGCCGGTGCGCAGGCCCTGCGTCTTCGCGAGTTCGAGCAGCGTCTTCTGCGCCTTGCCGTGGATGTCGACGCTGATGGCGTTGTCGTAGGTCTTCGTTCCCGTGGCCCAGGCCGTGCCCGTTGCCGCCGAGTCCGGTGTGTAGTCGGGCTTGCCGGCCAGCGGGTCGCCGTCCTTGTACAGCGAGTAGGTCGTGTACTGGCCGGTGAGCGGCAGGGCGTCGATGCCCGGCAGTCGCCCACCCGCCCCGTAGAGGTAGTCACGGGCGATGGTGATCTCGCTGTCGCCCATGCCGTCGCCGATGAGCAGGATGACGTTGCGCGCCTTCGTGCCGCTGGCGAGGGCTCCGGCGACGGTGAGTGTCTGGTCGACGCCGTGGTTGCGGGCTGCTCCGCCCGGCTGGTCGGGGGCGGGCTGCGAGGTCGCCGTGGCGGCGAGGCTCGAGCCCACGACGAGGGCTGTGGCGAGGCCGAGCACGCCGACGACGGCGCCGGCGCGGCTGATGGCTCGAGAGCTGGGACGGAAGGGCATGGTCTCTCCTGGTGATGGTCTGCGTGGCGTCGCTGCTCGGCGTGCCGGCCGAGGCGGCATGATGCCTGATTCACAGGCGATAGACAGGTCAGCAGCCGTATCCGACATCCGTGTGAACGCACGGGGCCAATCGCGTGAACACCCTCGAATGGGGGACACGTTGATGCAGGCGCGCAGGGGTAGGCAGAACGGATGCCGCCCGCTAGCGTCGAGGAATGGCCATTCCGCAGCGCTACTCACTCGTCACGCTCGGCGTCGCCGACGTCATCGCCGCCACGGCGTTCTACCGCTCGCTCGGCTGGGAGCCGGCGCCGTCGTCCGTCGAGGGGGAGGTCACCTTCTTCTCGACGCCCGGGGGAGTGCTCGCGCTCTGGTCGACGGCCGAGCTGGCGAAGGATGCCGCAACCTCGACGATGCACGCCAACGCTCCGGCGTTCCGTGCCGTCGCGCTCGCCATCAACGTGGCCTCCCGCGAGGAGGTCGACGACGCCGTCGGCGAGTGGATGGCTCTGGGCGGCTCGGTGTCGAAGGTGCCCACGGAGACGGAGTGGGGCGGCTACAGCGGC
This window contains:
- a CDS encoding sensor histidine kinase; this encodes MSGIEHPTAPDRSIDRAVTLSQLLFGVVILFVVVVQQVASVGTARPGAFFLGVFLAFLGCGLAVAVPWHLFPHGWTATLPALDIIAIVCLRFADPSLGAGLLWLFPVIWLSSYFGIYGAAGSVLSICALIGIGAFLTGDPVGTLTIPSVVILPLVLAAVAASTLTAARRSAARRQLLGSQSRVLESAMIRARRQENLLADVLDAVDFGVARVGPGGDVTVMNETHGRIMSAVGDDILAPDAVGRAPLFAANGRTPIDPDDAPLARLQRGEEFAGMIVWVGAPGRGVALSITARRLRSGPGAQNEGLVVVTRDVTTELAAVRARDDLVASVSHELRTPLTSIVGYLDLARDEELSEGAERYLQIADRNADRMLGLITDILAASTAGDGPVELTIDRRPTDLASVVLSSVESLTPRARENLVTIEASGIRELHANVDAFRIRQVIDNLVTNAIKYNREDGTVTVDAALDAEGAAVITVRDTGTGIAPEEVPRLFERFFRSESVRGSSVHGSGLGLGISRDIVRRHGGELTIESALGVGSVATVRIPLEET
- a CDS encoding response regulator transcription factor, yielding MAVIIEDDADIRHLLESVFEQAGFETVAAATGLDGIEAVRAHDPVVTTLDVGLPGIDGFETAKRIRAVSDTYLVMLTARSDEIDTLQGLEAGADDYITKPFRPRELRARVEAMLRRPRSAAPVDAAAMAPTTSPSTLPPTPGSDVAALGWLEHRGLRLSSAERRVQQGDADLELTRSEFDLLGALLEARRRVLSKAELAAALHDESVTHFVTDADKRAVEVHMANLRKKLGDDPSDPRWIETVRGVGYRLTA
- a CDS encoding SGNH/GDSL hydrolase family protein, which produces MTRHRSLPLAIAGILTATALALAGCSGTAPAGGSAASVDPDVPVVAFYGDSYTRGTGASSTDKRWSSIICADRGWTEVNPSTDGLGFVNNREYQSVDELDLVIDADPDIVIVTMGLNDNFSMPARADDIESAIDSDFARLSAEVPDARIVVVEPFWYTDDRPGSVQQIIDWVEAGAERIDADYIAGASSWIEGHPEWMASDGLHPNDDGYAAIAQEMDAALAQLGL
- a CDS encoding MerR family transcriptional regulator; this translates as MRISQLVEESGVPLATVKYYLREGLLPAGTATTATQADYGEQHLHRLRVIRALTGAAGLPVQQARAVLALIDAPDGSLFDSLGRAVAALPPYAEAAPDDAYPRARAVIERLGQFYDPSYAAVAQLEHALRAAEDAGLPISDDRIEVYGRHLHAIAEFDVGQMPRATADGSDGSNAGSAAGSEAGSAAIEYAVLGTALYEPVILAMRRLAHQDVAAGLLNDDRG
- the phoA gene encoding alkaline phosphatase, with translation MPFRPSSRAISRAGAVVGVLGLATALVVGSSLAATATSQPAPDQPGGAARNHGVDQTLTVAGALASGTKARNVILLIGDGMGDSEITIARDYLYGAGGRLPGIDALPLTGQYTTYSLYKDGDPLAGKPDYTPDSAATGTAWATGTKTYDNAISVDIHGKAQKTLLELAKTQGLRTGDVSTAEIQDATPAVQVAHVAARSCYGPDSPTCGADALTAGGAGSISEQLLDTRPDLTLGGGAATFNQTAKAGEWNGQTLFAQAADRGYQVVKDAASLAAVTKANQDSPVLGLFSDGNFPTRFAPSTATVGGSGGAASTCTPNPAYLGAGLTLSDLTKKSISLLNDKKAKKGFFLQVEGASIDKLDHAADACGQIGETQDLDEAVQAALAFAKADRNTLVIVTADHAHSSQIVDGATPGLGSVLTTAEGSPLRISYGTAAAGGSQQHTGSQLRIAAYGPGAANVVGLTDQTDTYFTISNALRLNGSIAVEWPVKHGHGSKNWWNSKGGKGGH
- a CDS encoding VOC family protein, producing the protein MAIPQRYSLVTLGVADVIAATAFYRSLGWEPAPSSVEGEVTFFSTPGGVLALWSTAELAKDAATSTMHANAPAFRAVALAINVASREEVDDAVGEWMALGGSVSKVPTETEWGGYSGYVADPDGNLWEIAHNPFWPLDERGLPVLASE